The Cheilinus undulatus linkage group 21, ASM1832078v1, whole genome shotgun sequence region GGAGTATTTCTTCGGCTCGGAGTGGAGGAAGAGAGTGATCGTTCCTGCAGCCACACACAGATATGAACAGAGACTCAGAAAGGTAAGCTGAGAAGAGGAATTTCAGTTATCATTATTATACTACGGCACTAACAGCCCAATCCCTATCCTCTGTTAGATTGAGGTAGCTACCTCTGTTTGCTTGGCTCATTGTtttgctgggaaataaatcttcccctgagccgtagttctcttgcagactgaataagattgtcacTGCATTCATATTACCTGCaacctttacaaaccttccagggccagctgcccagaagcatccccacagcatgatgctgccaccaccgtgctggTGTTTTtggggtgatgtgcagtgtttggcgtcttgtctgatggccaaaaagcctcattttggtctcatcagaccaaagaactttctcccacttgaccatggagtctcccacatgccttttggtgaacccTAGACCAGACTGAGTCTGAGTTCTCTTtgccataaagctctgactggtgaagaacccggccgaCAGTTGtcgtctgcagagtctctcccatctcagctgctgaagcttggagctccttcagagtagtcataggtgtcttggtggcctctctcactagtctccctcttgTCCttctcactcagtttgtgaggacggcctgattcaggcagatttacacatgcaaactcatattccttccatttctttatAATGGAtctaactgaactctgggggaagttcagagccttggaaatatttttgcatccatcccctgacttacacttttcaatagcCTTTAAGTTGCTTgatgtgttcttttgtcttcatggtgtaatggtagccaggaatcctGATTGActagttggctggacctctctTGAATTAGGtcaaaacatccaagagggtgaaatTTTGTAGATACTTGAGCCGCTCAGAGTAAGACAGATAAACATGATAATGTGAAGTGAGCAGGCTAATTACCTGCTCATTATAAAGTGGTAACAGGCTGTATCTCTTGTAAATTGCAGCTAAAATGTCCTTCTTTTTCAGATCGGCAGAGAGAAGCCGGAGCTGTTGGTGGCCCACGCCTACACTCGCTATCTTGGAGATCTATCAGGAGGTCAAGTGCTGGGAAAAATTACCCAGAAATCTCTAGGGCTGAGCGGCACAGAGGGACTTTCCTTCTTCTCTTTCCCTGGCGTGACCAGCCCGAACCGCTTCAAGCAGCTGTACAGGAGCCGCATGAACAGCATCGAGCTGacggaggaggagaaggaggaggtgCTGGAGGAGGCGGTCGCTGCCTTCGAGCTCAACATTCAGGTAAGGAGACAAACGCGGGATTAAGTGTCGGGTATCCTTGTCACGTATGGGGAGGAAAGCTGGAACACTAATATTTTATATATAGAACCCTGATTcagaaaaagttgggacgctgtctaaaatgtaaataaaagcagaagataaaaaatatatcggatgttgaaactgagacattttaatatttcatgagaaatatcagctcatgttgaatttgatggtagcaacacatctcaaaaaagttgggacagggcgacgtttaccattgtgtagcatcctctcttcttttatcaacagtctgtaaacgtctgggaagtgaggagatcagctgctggagtttttggagagaaatgttgtcccatttttgtctgatgtaggatgcAGGCTTAAGAACTGTGCCAGGATTACAAGCTGGGCCGTCCCTGTCCTATAAAGTCAACAGGGgccacttttttcctgaaataatttcaaattttgaccacagaacagttttccagttagcctcagtccattttgaatGAATGTTGGCACAGAAAAGATGGTGGGGTTTCTGGAATGTGTTCACATAgagcttcttctttgcatgatccagctttaacttggATTTGTGGATGGTACAGCAAAGTGTTCCTGATCACATAAAGGGATTTCCAgtgcagaatcatgcctgttttgaATGCAGTGGCCCTTGAGGGCCCCAAAGGTCACCAGCACCTTTAGCCTTGTCCCTTCCCgcagagatttcttcagattctctgaatcttttggtgATATTTTGGACTGTATTTGGAGGGATATTttaagtctttgcaattttacattgaggaacattttcacaaaattttccacaattttgagatgcagtttttcacagattggtgaatcTCTGCCCATCCTTACTTCTTAAAGACTCTGCCTCTCaaaaaatgctccttttatacccagtcatgttactgacctgttgccagttaacttAATTAGTTCTAAAAAAAACCTTCCAgcttttacttttccagccttgttaccccgtcccaacttttttgagatgtgttgctgccataaaatttaagagctgatttttttcaggaaatggtaaaatgtctcagttccaacatctgacatgttattttgttttactgtggataaaatatgattttatgagatttaacttgttttctacattttacacagtgccccaacttttttggaattagggttgtagaGTCTGGCTTACATCAGTTCTAGCTAATCTAACTTTACAGAGAAATATTAAACTTCTGACATATGTTAAAGTATGATTAAATGTCCTGGAATTAAACGGTTTATCTCACTAACTGCTGATAAACATTATTGTTAATTCGGCTGACTCCCTTCACTCCTAGCGTTGAATTTGCCTTATAAGGGAATGAGCTTTTTAAAAGCACATCTACAGAGGACAGTGATCGCCACGTGAACATGTTCCAAACATTACACTGAAATTaagcagaaacaggaagtgaatcTGCAGGGCGTCCACAGCTTGctgacctttattttttttctttctcaccaGGTTTTTGATGACTTGCAGAAAATGTTGAGTATTACAGCGGAAACCGCGGACCAATCAGCAGGCAGCAGCGTCGAAACCTCAATGTTCCCTTCTTCCCCCCTCATGCAGCTCACCGTGGGATTGTGTGTAGCACTGACCACCATTGGAGTGGGAATTTACTCCTTTTAGACCTAAACATGTTACCATGCACATGCAGCACTTTACCTATCACTTTtgtatatttatgattttatgatACCAGATTTTTCATCTGTGATGGAATTAGAGTCAAATAAATCAATATCTATTATAATACTATGGCAATAAAAGAAGTCTTAGACTGTTGATCTGgattatttcttgatgattaGTTGCTAAAGTTGATGCTAAACTACAGCTCATGGTCTACATTGAGCAGAAGTGCTTCTACTGTAATATTACCAGCATATTTGTGCTACACAGACAGTGAGTTTGCCCACTATCtgtttattgattgatttattataAATAAGATGCAGTTTTTCATATTGTCAGTGCCTTTTGATACTATCTTCCATCAACTCTTAGAGGCTGTTCAGGTcattttgaggcttttttggtctttttttaaaatttcttttcgATTATTTTAATGTGAATAATTAACATTTTGGAGGGTATTTTTTTCCTGATAGAATTCAGATATTTTTATATCAGGGCCTGTAACAGGTCAGTAATAAGCTCTAGACACTTGTACACACTCAGGCTGTtagtggccaaaaatgccccattgaaacccatCAGAACCACAATGATTGACCCTCCAGTCACAGCAGTAAAAAGCATGAATTCTGTGATATTAGAGTTTCATTCTGGGGTCACTGCTTCAAAGATTTTCCTGTTTGTTACTAAATGTCAGAGGTTTTCACatatttgcctgttttttcctgGTTTCCGATATGGGCACTACTGTGGAAATGTATTaacataatgaaaataaacaaaaataatgcattaaaccaaagtttttgctcatttttaaaatatataaggccgtttaacaacttcagagaaatccaatttgcatgtatTCAGAAATACTtccttttctgtgtgttttttacatcacaaacatcaggtttgtttgttttttttggttgtttttttgggtttttttttttttttttcgttgtttttttggggttttggttgttttt contains the following coding sequences:
- the hmox1a gene encoding heme oxygenase 1a, with the translated sequence MENMKSARKNDEGEVGSDLSEQIKAATKDNHVRAENTQLMLSYQKGQITLPQYKVLLCSLYEIYRALEEEMDRNSSHPAVAPIYFPQELARLESLERDLEYFFGSEWRKRVIVPAATHRYEQRLRKIGREKPELLVAHAYTRYLGDLSGGQVLGKITQKSLGLSGTEGLSFFSFPGVTSPNRFKQLYRSRMNSIELTEEEKEEVLEEAVAAFELNIQVFDDLQKMLSITAETADQSAGSSVETSMFPSSPLMQLTVGLCVALTTIGVGIYSF